In Planctomycetota bacterium, one DNA window encodes the following:
- a CDS encoding CocE/NonD family hydrolase, protein MPNRTRFLLVLIGVLSAAATTALSAEVVGLEYTKAHYTKYEYRIPMRDGKRLFTAVYVPKDKSQAYPIMMTRTPYSVRPYGADQYRNDLGPSPLFTKEGYIFVYQDVRGRWMSEGHHENMRPHLARKAKPTDIDESTDTFDTIEWLINHVKGHNGRVGLYGISYPGFYSSAGMIDAHPALRAVSPQAPICDWFIGDDWHHNGALHLTHAFNFMVKFGRPRPEPTKKFDYPFEHGTPDGYDFFLRMGPLAKANLVHMKDEVAFWHELMRHGTYDEFWKARNLRPHLQDIRPAVMTVGGWFDAENLFGALETYRAVERQSPQTNNTLVMGPWSHGGWARGDGDRLGDATFNSKTSEFYRETIELNWFERHLKDKGAKDHPEAWIFHTGTNEWHRYDAWPPQQAVKRTLYLKAKGGLGFESSPKGDVFEQYVSDPARPVPHTDKISNIMAVDYMTADQRFASRRTDVLTFATDELPEDITLAGPLEVDLWISSSGTDSDFVVKLIDVYPDDLADPNPNPTNVRLGGYQQLVRGDIMRAKFRDSFEKPTPLKPNEPTRVRFTLQDVAHVFRPGHRLMVQVQSSWFPLFDRNPQTFTDIYSAKPEQFEAAAQRVYVSGDHASHIDVYVLP, encoded by the coding sequence ATGCCGAATCGCACTCGCTTCCTCCTTGTTCTGATCGGCGTCCTCAGCGCCGCGGCCACCACTGCGTTGAGCGCCGAAGTCGTGGGTTTGGAGTACACCAAAGCCCATTACACGAAGTACGAGTATCGGATTCCGATGCGCGACGGCAAACGCTTATTCACCGCGGTCTATGTCCCCAAGGACAAGAGCCAGGCCTACCCGATCATGATGACGCGCACGCCGTACAGCGTGCGCCCTTATGGCGCGGACCAGTACCGCAACGACCTCGGCCCTTCGCCGCTGTTCACCAAGGAAGGCTACATCTTCGTCTATCAAGACGTTCGCGGTCGCTGGATGAGCGAGGGGCATCACGAGAACATGCGGCCGCACCTGGCCCGGAAGGCGAAGCCGACCGACATCGACGAAAGCACCGACACGTTCGACACGATCGAGTGGCTGATCAATCACGTCAAGGGACACAATGGCCGCGTGGGCTTGTACGGCATCTCGTACCCTGGGTTCTATTCGTCGGCCGGAATGATCGATGCTCACCCGGCGCTGCGAGCCGTATCGCCCCAGGCGCCAATTTGCGACTGGTTCATCGGCGACGATTGGCACCACAACGGCGCCTTGCACCTGACGCATGCGTTTAACTTCATGGTCAAGTTCGGCCGCCCGCGCCCCGAGCCGACCAAGAAGTTCGACTATCCGTTCGAGCACGGCACGCCCGATGGGTATGACTTTTTCCTGCGGATGGGACCGTTGGCAAAGGCGAATCTGGTGCATATGAAAGATGAGGTGGCCTTCTGGCACGAATTGATGCGGCACGGCACGTACGACGAATTCTGGAAAGCGCGCAACCTGCGGCCCCATTTGCAGGACATTCGGCCGGCGGTGATGACGGTCGGCGGCTGGTTCGACGCCGAGAATCTGTTCGGCGCGCTCGAAACCTATCGCGCGGTCGAGCGACAAAGCCCCCAGACCAACAACACCCTGGTGATGGGTCCCTGGTCGCACGGCGGCTGGGCACGCGGCGACGGCGATCGGCTGGGGGACGCCACGTTCAACAGCAAGACCAGCGAGTTCTACCGCGAAACGATCGAGCTCAACTGGTTTGAGCGTCATCTGAAGGACAAAGGGGCCAAGGACCATCCCGAAGCCTGGATCTTTCACACCGGCACCAATGAATGGCACCGCTACGATGCCTGGCCACCCCAGCAAGCCGTGAAGCGGACGCTTTACCTCAAGGCCAAGGGTGGCCTCGGCTTCGAGTCGTCACCCAAGGGAGACGTCTTTGAACAATACGTCAGCGACCCCGCCAGGCCGGTTCCTCACACCGACAAGATCAGCAACATCATGGCGGTCGACTACATGACCGCCGACCAGCGGTTTGCCTCGCGTCGCACCGATGTGTTGACTTTTGCCACGGATGAGTTGCCCGAAGATATCACCTTGGCTGGCCCGCTAGAAGTGGACTTGTGGATATCTAGCTCGGGCACCGACAGCGATTTCGTCGTCAAGCTGATCGACGTCTACCCCGACGACCTCGCGGACCCAAACCCGAATCCGACCAACGTACGCTTGGGAGGCTATCAGCAGTTGGTGCGCGGCGACATCATGCGTGCCAAGTTCCGCGACAGCTTCGAGAAGCCCACTCCGCTCAAGCCGAACGAACCGACGCGCGTGCGGTTTACCTTGCAGGACGTGGCCCACGTGTTTCGCCCTGGGCATCGGCTGATGGTCCAGGTGCAAAGCAGTTGGTTCCCCCTGTTCGATCGCAATCCACAGACGTTCACCGATATTTACAGCGCCAAGCCCGAGCAGTTCGAAGCGGCGGCCCAGCGCGTGTACGTCTCTGGGGACCACGCTTCCCACATCGACGTATACGTGCTTCCTTGA
- a CDS encoding muconate cycloisomerase: protein MKIARIESYTVRVPLVPERRMISSLGSHTVSNYVLVRLLTDDGVEGAGEATATPAWSGETVWGCQAAIDRVLAPPLIGCEVTDIAEIARRMDAVCKHNWFAKSAIEMACWDAWGKGQAKPVYELLGGACRAHKFKCRFSMGAYDLPRARRVAEERIKAGFTTIKVKVGGESDDDLQRVRAVREVIGPDRALDIDANCGWSVETAIRKIRALADCRLAVVEQPTPDGDYEALARVRHETNSVVMADDMCFDLVHARELVRHRACDILNVYPGKQGGIAKAKRMVDFAAEHKIACTIGSNLELDVGTAAMGHLIVACQNMQVEKYPGDALGPIYHEFSVVKKPVVIEGPFVTVPSGPGLGVEVDWDVVRLHPAAD, encoded by the coding sequence ATGAAGATTGCTCGCATCGAATCCTACACGGTTCGCGTGCCGCTCGTGCCCGAGCGGCGAATGATCTCGAGCCTGGGCTCGCACACGGTCAGCAATTATGTGCTCGTCCGGCTGTTGACCGACGATGGTGTCGAGGGGGCCGGCGAAGCGACCGCCACCCCGGCGTGGAGCGGAGAAACCGTCTGGGGGTGCCAGGCGGCGATCGATCGGGTGCTGGCGCCGCCGCTGATCGGTTGCGAAGTGACCGACATCGCCGAAATCGCGCGGCGGATGGACGCCGTCTGCAAACACAACTGGTTTGCCAAGTCGGCGATCGAGATGGCGTGCTGGGACGCCTGGGGCAAAGGGCAAGCCAAGCCGGTCTACGAGCTGCTAGGCGGAGCCTGCCGGGCGCACAAGTTCAAATGTCGCTTCTCGATGGGGGCCTATGACCTGCCGCGAGCGCGGCGCGTGGCCGAGGAGCGGATCAAAGCTGGCTTTACCACCATCAAAGTAAAAGTCGGCGGCGAGTCGGACGACGACCTGCAGCGCGTGCGCGCCGTGCGCGAGGTGATTGGCCCTGACCGGGCGCTGGACATCGACGCCAACTGCGGCTGGTCGGTGGAGACCGCCATTCGCAAGATTCGCGCGCTGGCCGATTGCCGATTGGCGGTCGTGGAACAACCGACGCCCGATGGCGATTACGAAGCCCTGGCCCGCGTGCGGCACGAAACCAACAGCGTCGTAATGGCCGACGATATGTGCTTCGACCTGGTCCACGCGCGCGAGTTGGTGCGGCATCGGGCCTGTGACATCCTCAACGTCTATCCCGGCAAGCAAGGGGGCATTGCCAAGGCCAAGCGGATGGTCGATTTCGCGGCCGAGCACAAGATCGCCTGCACCATCGGCTCGAACCTGGAGTTGGACGTCGGCACCGCCGCCATGGGGCACCTGATCGTCGCGTGCCAGAACATGCAGGTCGAGAAGTACCCGGGCGACGCATTGGGGCCGATCTATCACGAGTTCTCGGTGGTGAAGAAGCCGGTCGTGATTGAAGGGCCGTTTGTCACGGTGCCCAGCGGCCCGGGGCTAGGCGTTGAGGTCGATTGGGATGTCGTGCGCCTGCACCCCGCGGCCGACTAA
- a CDS encoding DUF1501 domain-containing protein yields MKCPYACRTIDHVMSRRSFLGQVGAIGAGLGVSSFVQPAVASQLKTNHKRILTIFLHGGVSQLESWDPKPNTDTGGPFRAIPTSVPGVHISELLPYTAKQMHHLSLVRGINTKNGDHGKGQVEMLTGRTRTPGTDYPHLGALAAKTLASESFPLPGHILVKGERGGVAGPAYLGPKFAAVELDGAKPPQYAERAADLTEATDARRNRFRQLANDHFAAKRRSADTDAYTFSYEQAQQLLAQRDVFELAKEPAKEHDKYGKSEFGQHLLLARRLIENDIPFVQVNHADYDSHYENFDFHIEQLGEFDRPFATLIADLAERELLKDTLIIVMSEFGRTPKINAGYGRDHWGTAWSVALAGCGLQHGAVVGKTNANGTAVVDREVDHGHLLHTYLRAVGVDSKNEFTIGGRKLPIADPAKSAIQELLA; encoded by the coding sequence ATGAAATGCCCGTACGCCTGCCGAACTATCGATCATGTGATGTCGCGGCGTTCGTTCCTGGGACAGGTCGGGGCGATCGGGGCGGGGCTCGGCGTGTCAAGCTTCGTCCAGCCGGCGGTCGCCAGCCAGCTCAAGACCAATCACAAGCGGATCTTGACGATCTTCTTGCACGGTGGCGTCAGCCAACTCGAATCGTGGGATCCGAAACCGAATACCGATACCGGCGGTCCGTTCCGCGCCATTCCTACCAGCGTGCCGGGCGTACACATCAGCGAGTTGCTCCCCTACACCGCCAAGCAGATGCACCATCTGTCGCTGGTCCGCGGCATCAACACCAAGAACGGTGACCACGGCAAGGGGCAAGTCGAGATGCTCACCGGGCGCACGCGCACCCCGGGGACCGACTACCCTCACTTGGGCGCGCTCGCGGCGAAGACCCTGGCGTCGGAATCGTTCCCGCTGCCGGGGCACATCCTCGTCAAAGGGGAGCGTGGCGGCGTGGCTGGGCCAGCGTACCTGGGGCCCAAGTTTGCAGCCGTCGAACTCGACGGCGCCAAGCCCCCCCAATACGCCGAGCGTGCCGCCGACTTGACCGAAGCGACGGATGCCCGGCGCAACCGCTTCCGCCAGTTGGCAAACGACCATTTCGCGGCCAAGCGACGCAGCGCCGACACCGACGCCTACACCTTCTCGTACGAACAAGCCCAACAACTGCTCGCGCAACGCGACGTTTTCGAGTTGGCGAAAGAGCCGGCCAAGGAGCACGACAAGTACGGCAAGAGCGAATTCGGCCAACACCTGCTGCTGGCCCGGCGGCTGATCGAGAACGACATCCCCTTCGTGCAAGTCAATCACGCTGACTACGACTCCCACTACGAAAACTTCGACTTTCACATCGAGCAGCTCGGAGAATTCGATCGCCCCTTCGCCACGCTGATCGCCGATTTGGCGGAGCGCGAGCTGTTAAAAGACACGCTCATCATCGTCATGAGCGAGTTCGGCCGCACGCCCAAGATCAACGCCGGCTATGGCCGCGACCATTGGGGAACGGCTTGGAGCGTGGCGCTGGCGGGTTGTGGTCTGCAACATGGCGCGGTCGTGGGCAAGACGAACGCCAACGGCACCGCCGTGGTCGATCGCGAGGTTGATCACGGTCACCTGTTGCACACCTATCTGCGCGCGGTCGGTGTCGATAGCAAGAACGAGTTCACGATTGGCGGGCGCAAGCTGCCCATCGCCGATCCAGCCAAATCGGCCATTCAGGAGTTGCTGGCATGA
- a CDS encoding DUF1501 domain-containing protein — MTRCHRRATREGGVFPDGVSRRNFLRIGGLAMGGLALPDLLRAEARAGVRSSNKSVIMIFLSGGPPHQDLVDLKPDAPVEIRGEFDPIDTNVPGIQICEHLPRLAGMMDRVALIRSMVGSEGRHAAFQCLTGHGVASQPQGGWPSLGATLSKLRGAAAPGIPPFVSLVPKMKGQFWADPGQPGFLGVAHGPFRTLGDAHDDMVLNGITVDRLHDRQSLLASVDRFRRDADGQGFMTGLDTFNQQAFDILTSSKLAQALDIEREDRRVRQRYGYGSPEPAGYGDAGPIMNEYFLTARRLVEAGARCVTVAYGRWDWHGRPHGTTFENARHHFPIFDQGITALLEDLRERGLERDVSVVVWGEFGRTPRINANGGRDHWPAVSCAMLAGGGMRTGQVIGSTNRLGEHAQDRPVQFKEVFATLYRNLGIDVDAVTLRDLTGRPQFLVDRASAIKELI, encoded by the coding sequence ATGACACGTTGCCATCGTCGTGCGACCCGTGAGGGCGGAGTATTCCCCGACGGCGTTTCGCGCCGCAACTTCTTGCGAATCGGTGGCCTGGCCATGGGAGGGCTGGCGCTGCCTGACTTGCTGCGCGCCGAAGCGCGGGCGGGCGTCCGCTCGTCGAACAAGTCGGTGATCATGATCTTCTTGTCGGGCGGGCCGCCTCATCAAGACCTGGTCGACTTGAAGCCCGACGCCCCGGTTGAGATCCGCGGCGAGTTCGACCCCATCGACACGAACGTCCCCGGCATTCAAATCTGTGAACATCTGCCGCGACTGGCGGGCATGATGGATCGCGTGGCGCTGATTCGCTCTATGGTTGGCTCCGAGGGGCGGCACGCGGCGTTTCAGTGTCTGACCGGCCACGGCGTGGCGTCACAGCCGCAAGGTGGCTGGCCGTCGCTTGGCGCCACGCTGTCCAAGCTGCGCGGCGCGGCCGCACCTGGCATACCGCCGTTTGTCAGCCTGGTACCGAAGATGAAAGGGCAGTTTTGGGCCGACCCGGGCCAGCCGGGTTTTCTGGGAGTGGCGCACGGTCCCTTCCGGACGCTCGGGGACGCGCACGACGACATGGTCCTCAACGGCATCACCGTCGACCGGTTGCACGATCGGCAGTCGCTATTGGCCAGCGTCGACCGCTTCCGACGCGATGCCGACGGCCAAGGCTTCATGACGGGGCTCGATACGTTCAATCAACAAGCGTTCGATATCCTCACTTCCAGCAAACTGGCCCAGGCGCTCGACATCGAACGTGAAGATCGTCGCGTTCGCCAGCGCTACGGCTATGGATCGCCCGAGCCTGCTGGCTATGGCGATGCCGGGCCGATCATGAACGAGTACTTCCTGACGGCGCGCCGCTTGGTCGAAGCCGGCGCCCGCTGTGTCACCGTCGCCTATGGTCGCTGGGACTGGCACGGTCGGCCTCACGGCACGACGTTCGAGAACGCCCGGCATCACTTCCCGATATTCGATCAAGGGATCACGGCGTTGCTGGAAGACTTGCGCGAGCGCGGTCTGGAACGCGACGTCTCGGTGGTGGTGTGGGGCGAATTTGGCCGCACGCCGCGAATCAACGCCAACGGTGGCCGCGATCATTGGCCCGCGGTTTCGTGCGCCATGTTGGCGGGTGGCGGCATGCGCACGGGTCAGGTGATCGGCTCAACGAACCGGTTGGGTGAGCATGCTCAGGATCGCCCAGTTCAATTCAAAGAAGTGTTCGCGACGCTGTATCGCAACTTGGGAATCGACGTCGACGCGGTGACGCTGCGCGATCTGACCGGCCGGCCACAGTTCCTGGTTGATCGCGCCTCGGCGATCAAGGAGTTGATCTAA
- a CDS encoding carboxypeptidase regulatory-like domain-containing protein, with protein sequence MLVGYVSDERYVALPEVSLEFQRPGQSVEARSRATGAVYASLAPGQWRVTLYRTGYGSKSVMMTVDPQRPYHFRLLSDTLLGYAWPKWVRGGEQAEFRVHAVEMYQLELWRYGWKQELVRSIGWFDEHGPRATMQITPDGDYTRTGVEWNKVGYNNNPVHRQMQTAPAQSGLYYFHARTPSGRTFAFPWIVAPAKPTAKIAVLAANINWNCYNSFGGRSNYIHCAELPPTPTVNSRQDLDRYTDPEHIFYDREDYAPLSFDRPEPFNHIDLREQITDPIEGRQACHLAPAEWRLYGWLERESIPFDLYAETQLHDGTLRLDDYRLLIIHTHPEYWSRAMYQAVKRWVFERGGKLLYLGGNGLNCEVEFPSPTSIIVRNGDKRNQRARNLESRMHERLESEANLLGVVYTDAGAMTGAPYRVLDPQHWAFAGTGLKADDLFGVKSLHMRCPGGASGHETDKISPSSPKNIHLIAQGTNRDDGGAQMIYFDTPSGGAVFSAGSINYVSSLPVDEPLSRVTKNVIQHLLEPNR encoded by the coding sequence ATCCTGGTCGGCTACGTCAGTGACGAGCGTTACGTGGCCTTGCCCGAGGTGTCGCTTGAGTTCCAGCGGCCGGGGCAAAGTGTCGAAGCCCGTTCCCGCGCCACCGGCGCGGTCTATGCATCACTCGCGCCGGGCCAGTGGCGGGTGACGCTTTACCGTACGGGCTATGGCTCGAAGAGCGTGATGATGACGGTCGATCCCCAGCGGCCTTATCACTTCCGTTTACTCAGCGATACGCTGTTGGGCTACGCCTGGCCCAAGTGGGTGCGCGGCGGCGAGCAAGCCGAGTTTCGCGTTCACGCGGTCGAGATGTACCAGCTTGAGCTGTGGCGCTACGGCTGGAAGCAGGAACTCGTTCGCTCGATCGGCTGGTTCGATGAGCACGGTCCCCGGGCCACCATGCAAATCACGCCCGATGGTGACTACACGCGCACCGGCGTCGAGTGGAACAAAGTCGGCTACAACAACAATCCCGTCCATCGCCAAATGCAGACCGCGCCGGCGCAGAGCGGCCTGTACTATTTCCACGCCCGCACGCCTTCGGGGCGGACGTTCGCCTTTCCGTGGATCGTCGCGCCGGCCAAACCGACGGCCAAGATCGCCGTGCTGGCCGCGAACATCAATTGGAACTGCTACAACAGCTTCGGCGGGCGGAGCAACTATATCCACTGTGCCGAATTGCCGCCGACGCCGACGGTCAATTCGCGGCAAGACCTCGACCGGTACACCGATCCCGAGCATATTTTCTACGACCGAGAGGATTACGCTCCGCTGTCGTTCGATCGGCCCGAGCCGTTCAACCACATCGACCTGCGCGAGCAGATTACCGATCCGATCGAAGGGCGTCAGGCATGCCATCTGGCCCCGGCCGAGTGGCGGCTGTATGGCTGGCTTGAGCGCGAGTCGATCCCATTTGACCTGTACGCCGAGACGCAACTGCACGACGGCACGCTACGGCTCGACGACTATCGGCTGTTGATTATCCATACGCATCCCGAGTACTGGTCGCGCGCGATGTACCAAGCCGTCAAGCGTTGGGTCTTTGAACGAGGCGGCAAGCTGCTTTATCTGGGTGGCAATGGCCTGAACTGCGAAGTCGAGTTCCCCAGCCCGACGTCGATCATCGTGCGCAACGGCGACAAGCGGAATCAACGCGCCCGGAATCTGGAAAGCCGGATGCACGAGCGCCTGGAAAGCGAGGCCAATCTGCTGGGCGTGGTTTACACCGACGCCGGCGCGATGACCGGCGCGCCGTACCGGGTGCTCGATCCTCAGCATTGGGCTTTTGCCGGCACCGGACTGAAAGCTGACGATTTGTTCGGTGTTAAGAGCTTGCACATGCGCTGTCCCGGTGGGGCTTCCGGGCATGAGACCGATAAGATCTCTCCCAGTTCACCGAAGAACATTCACTTGATCGCCCAAGGGACCAATCGCGACGACGGCGGCGCACAGATGATCTATTTCGACACTCCCAGCGGCGGCGCTGTCTTTTCGGCCGGCTCGATCAACTATGTCAGCTCGTTGCCGGTCGACGAACCATTGTCGCGCGTCACCAAGAATGTGATTCAACACCTGCTGGAGCCGAATCGTTAA
- a CDS encoding DUF1549 domain-containing protein: MSQPAGRHLGYCLVAIFLASFSSTGGAADALALHAQVDQLLESAAIGPLPPLADDAEFVRRVYLDLVGVVPTSAEARVFLDDKSADKRSRLVDQLLGDPRYTRWWATVFDVMLMERRPDKVVKATDFQRYLYQSILDNKPYNQLAREIIGADVVKGANPPASRFLLDRDVEPNLLTRDIGRLFFGMDLQCAQCHDHPLVDDYAQSDYYGLYAFVNRSFLFTDKKDKKAPKLMAEKADGDVSFKSVFTGDEGQGVKPRLPRDVAIVEPAVAKGQEYLVPPEKDARPVPRYSRRQKLAELLESGENLAFNRNIVNRLWAQLMGRGLVHPVDFQHSDNPPSQPELLDLLAREFRARRYDIKWFLRELVLTRAYQRSCQLPAPAEVNVDQVAARLHKFEAELQQRQAARAAASAEVERITTAIDLLKPAKTPAAELAKLEEAVKLAIAARDKARKEAQDAQQAATTRDEAAQLLNAAVAANQAVIDKLASDKIAVEAARKIVDRAQRTRAEATQAQTKASASAKTAEQAAAKLSAAEQALAKVKTSSGATSELEKLQAELQAAQNRLAATTVAAKTCVARENDAQALLAYQQLAKSDRVAAERAWNSLTESWANLGYVATLKPLAPEQFGLSLMQATGALAAQGSASAAAIEKQPPEELKKAEDQQKQPLKARLLEQKTYEAVRGNLNSIITLYGGQPGQDFAATLNQALFFGNGPLVSAWLKPQAGYLVDRLNQQKDERLLVEELYLSVFSRLPSSAETADVVAFLEAQPDKRVAALQEITWALLSSNEFRFNH; this comes from the coding sequence ATGTCGCAGCCTGCTGGCCGACATCTTGGCTATTGTCTGGTCGCCATTTTCCTGGCGTCGTTTTCGTCAACTGGCGGTGCGGCTGACGCGCTGGCATTGCACGCCCAGGTCGATCAACTGCTCGAGTCGGCGGCCATCGGCCCTTTGCCACCCTTGGCCGACGACGCCGAGTTTGTACGGCGCGTTTACCTGGACCTGGTGGGAGTGGTTCCCACCTCGGCCGAGGCTCGCGTGTTCCTCGATGACAAATCAGCCGACAAGCGTTCGCGACTGGTCGACCAACTGCTTGGCGACCCACGGTACACGCGGTGGTGGGCGACGGTGTTTGACGTCATGCTCATGGAGCGGCGTCCCGACAAAGTGGTCAAAGCGACCGACTTCCAGCGCTACCTTTACCAGTCGATTCTCGACAACAAACCTTACAATCAGTTGGCTCGCGAGATCATCGGCGCCGATGTCGTGAAGGGCGCCAATCCACCTGCGTCGCGATTCTTGCTCGACCGTGATGTCGAGCCGAACTTGCTCACGCGCGACATCGGGCGTCTATTCTTCGGCATGGATTTGCAGTGCGCCCAGTGCCACGACCATCCGCTGGTCGACGATTACGCTCAGTCGGACTACTACGGCTTGTATGCGTTTGTGAATCGCTCCTTCTTGTTCACTGACAAAAAGGACAAGAAGGCCCCCAAGCTCATGGCCGAGAAGGCCGACGGCGATGTGAGCTTTAAATCAGTGTTCACCGGCGACGAAGGGCAAGGAGTCAAGCCGCGATTGCCTAGGGACGTGGCCATTGTCGAGCCGGCGGTGGCCAAGGGGCAAGAGTATCTGGTTCCGCCCGAAAAGGACGCACGGCCGGTGCCGCGTTACAGCCGGCGACAGAAACTTGCCGAGTTGTTGGAATCTGGTGAGAACCTGGCCTTCAATCGCAACATCGTCAATCGTTTATGGGCCCAACTCATGGGGCGCGGCCTCGTCCACCCGGTCGACTTCCAGCACTCGGACAATCCGCCGTCACAGCCCGAGCTGCTGGACCTGCTGGCGCGTGAGTTTCGAGCGCGCCGTTACGACATCAAATGGTTTCTGCGCGAGTTGGTTTTGACACGAGCATATCAACGCTCGTGTCAACTTCCAGCGCCGGCGGAGGTCAACGTCGACCAGGTTGCCGCCCGCCTGCACAAGTTCGAAGCCGAATTGCAACAGCGTCAAGCGGCCCGCGCCGCCGCCAGCGCCGAGGTGGAAAGGATCACGACAGCGATCGACCTCCTGAAGCCGGCCAAGACGCCGGCCGCCGAACTGGCCAAGTTGGAAGAGGCTGTGAAGCTCGCCATCGCGGCGCGTGACAAGGCTCGCAAAGAAGCCCAGGACGCGCAACAAGCCGCCACAACTCGCGACGAAGCCGCCCAGTTGCTGAACGCCGCTGTCGCCGCCAATCAAGCGGTGATCGACAAGTTGGCGTCGGATAAAATCGCCGTCGAGGCGGCCAGGAAGATCGTCGACCGGGCCCAACGGACGCGCGCCGAGGCGACCCAAGCTCAGACCAAGGCAAGCGCATCGGCCAAGACCGCCGAGCAGGCGGCAGCCAAACTAAGCGCCGCCGAGCAGGCCTTGGCCAAAGTGAAAACTTCGAGTGGCGCGACCAGCGAATTGGAAAAACTGCAAGCCGAGTTACAGGCCGCCCAGAACCGGCTGGCCGCCACAACCGTGGCTGCCAAAACGTGCGTCGCCCGCGAAAACGACGCCCAGGCGCTGCTCGCTTATCAGCAACTGGCCAAGAGCGACCGTGTCGCGGCCGAGCGCGCCTGGAACAGCCTGACCGAATCGTGGGCCAACCTGGGATATGTTGCCACGCTCAAGCCGCTGGCACCCGAGCAATTTGGGTTGAGCCTGATGCAGGCCACGGGCGCGCTGGCCGCTCAGGGCTCGGCGAGCGCCGCGGCGATCGAGAAGCAGCCTCCCGAAGAACTGAAGAAGGCGGAAGACCAGCAGAAGCAACCGCTCAAGGCCCGGCTGCTCGAGCAAAAGACGTACGAAGCCGTGCGCGGCAACTTGAACTCGATCATTACCCTTTATGGCGGCCAGCCGGGGCAGGATTTTGCCGCGACCTTGAACCAGGCGCTGTTCTTTGGCAATGGGCCGTTGGTTTCAGCGTGGCTGAAGCCGCAGGCCGGTTACCTGGTCGACCGATTAAACCAGCAGAAGGACGAGCGGCTGCTGGTCGAAGAATTGTATTTGAGCGTCTTTTCGCGACTGCCAAGCAGCGCCGAGACCGCTGACGTCGTCGCCTTTCTGGAAGCGCAACCGGACAAACGCGTGGCGGCGCTCCAGGAGATTACCTGGGCACTGTTGTCGAGCAACGAGTTCCGCTTCAATCACTAG
- a CDS encoding WD40 repeat domain-containing protein: MSAADQEKPASAAAPEKQPAPKDQSSPKEPTASQADPRQTHLAVEWKYARPLTACRFDPLGRFVLTGAEDNSIQRWTLTDQPPAKGPDGKPVEVQPTLFEGHDSWVRAIAFSPDGKWTYTGGYDGQLFTWETVGDKPAFIRKIAAHNGWVRAIAVSADGKQLASCGNDQLVKLWDTADGRQIAIFKGHESHVYNLAFHPDGKSLVSCDLKANFKHWELATGKVLRDFKADALYKYDTKFRADIGGARSLAFSLDGKLLAAGGITNVTNAFAGIGSPAVADIDWESGKLKLLHTSKEAGNGVIWGVAPHIDGYWIGVSGSRSTSGGLFFWKPDAANEFFKFKLASGVGRDLALHPDGLRVAVACADGYMRVYKMQRQKT, translated from the coding sequence ATGAGCGCCGCCGACCAGGAAAAGCCAGCCAGCGCCGCGGCGCCAGAAAAGCAACCGGCGCCGAAGGACCAGTCCTCGCCCAAGGAACCGACGGCGTCACAGGCCGATCCGCGGCAAACGCATCTGGCTGTCGAATGGAAATATGCGCGGCCGTTGACGGCCTGTCGGTTCGATCCGCTCGGGCGTTTTGTGCTCACCGGCGCCGAGGATAACAGCATTCAGCGTTGGACTCTCACGGATCAGCCGCCGGCCAAGGGCCCCGATGGCAAGCCCGTCGAAGTGCAGCCGACCTTGTTCGAAGGGCACGATAGTTGGGTGCGGGCCATCGCCTTTTCGCCCGACGGGAAGTGGACCTACACGGGCGGCTATGACGGCCAGCTATTCACTTGGGAGACGGTGGGCGATAAGCCCGCGTTTATTCGCAAGATCGCCGCCCACAACGGCTGGGTGCGCGCCATCGCCGTCAGCGCCGACGGCAAGCAACTGGCCAGTTGTGGCAACGACCAGTTGGTCAAGCTTTGGGACACCGCCGATGGCCGCCAGATTGCCATATTTAAGGGACACGAATCACACGTTTACAATCTGGCGTTTCATCCTGATGGCAAATCGCTCGTGTCGTGCGACTTGAAGGCTAATTTCAAACACTGGGAGCTGGCGACTGGCAAAGTCCTGCGCGATTTCAAAGCCGATGCGTTGTACAAGTACGACACCAAATTCCGCGCCGATATCGGCGGCGCGCGGTCGCTGGCGTTTAGCCTCGATGGCAAGCTGCTGGCCGCGGGGGGCATCACCAATGTCACCAACGCCTTTGCCGGAATCGGCAGCCCGGCCGTGGCGGACATCGACTGGGAGTCGGGCAAGCTCAAGCTGCTGCACACCAGCAAGGAAGCCGGCAATGGCGTGATCTGGGGGGTGGCGCCACACATTGACGGCTATTGGATTGGCGTCTCTGGCTCGCGCAGCACCAGCGGTGGACTCTTCTTCTGGAAGCCCGATGCAGCCAATGAATTCTTCAAGTTCAAACTCGCCAGCGGCGTCGGGCGAGATCTGGCGTTGCATCCCGATGGTTTGCGCGTGGCCGTGGCGTGTGCCGATGGCTATATGCGTGTCTACAAAATGCAAAGGCAGAAGACGTAG